Genomic DNA from Pseudomonas fitomaticsae:
GGTCGCGATCAGGGCCTGTTCGAACCGCGTCTGTACGACCTGCTGGTGCTGACCATCACCCTGTCGATGGCGGTCACGCCGCTGTTGCTGCTGATCTGCGCACGGCTGGTCAGCCCGAAAGTGCAGCCGGTGGAAGTGCCGGAGAAATTCCGCCAGATCGAAACCGAAACCCCACGGGTGGTGATCGCCGGCATGGGCCGGATGGGCCAGATCGTGGCGCGGATTCTGCGGGCGCAGAACATCAAGTTCGTGGCGCTGGATACGTCGGTGGAAACCATCGAACTGTCGCGCAGTTTTGGTGGTGTGCCGGTGTTCTACGGTGACCCGATGCGTCCGGAAATCCTCAGCGCGGCCAAGGTCGGGGAAGCGGAATATTTTGTGATCGCCACAGACGATCCGGAGACCAACATCAAGACCGCCGAGATCGTGCGCAAGCTCTACCCGCACATGAAGATCATCGCCCGGGCGCGTAACCGGCAGCACGTTCACCGCTTGGTGGATGTGGGGGCCGATCCGATCCGGGAGACCTATTACTCAAGTCTGGAAATGAGCCGCCGCACCCTGGTTGGCCTTGGCTTGACCCAGGCCCAGGCCGATGCACGGATCAAGCGCTTCAAGCACCATGACGAACAGGTGCTCGAGGCTCAACACGCGGTGTACGACGACGCGGCCAAAGTGCTGCAGACCGCCCAGGAAGCGCGGGCGGAACTGGCCCGGTTGTTCGAGTCGGATCAACTGGAAGAGCAATCGGGCAAGTCCTGAGCCCCGCAATCAATCCTTCCCGCGCAATGCGCGGGAAGGTTCTGATCAGGCCATCTCCAGCGCCCGCTCTTCCTGCACGGGCGCCACTTCAAACCGGTCCGCCAGAAACGGCGTGATGTCCAGTGGCAGCGGTTCATCGTTGACCAATTTGTCCAGCAACACTCCGGTAATCGCCGACGTCAGTACGCCGGTGCGGAAATGCCCGCAGGCGTTCAGATAACCTTCCACCCCTGCCATCGGCCCGAGAATCGGTAACTCATCCGGCGAGCCCGGCCGCAACCCGGCCCAGGTACGCTTGAGGTTGATGTCCGCCAGTTCCGGCAGGCAACGCACCGCGCCCTGCACCAGCCCGGCGATTTCCGGCCAGGTGGTGGTGACGTCGAAGCCCTTGTCCTCGGTGGTGCTGCCGATCAGGATTTCGCCGTTATCCTTCTGCGCCATGTAGCAATCGCTGGTGGTCAGGCAACCGTTGAGGATTTTCGGCAGGCGCTCGGTCAGCAGGATCTGGCCTTTCACCGGCTTCACCGGAATCCGGATGCCCGTGGCCCATTCGCTCAAATCCGCCGCCCACGCCCCTGCCGCGTTGATCAGGGTCTTGCAGTGAAACACCCCGGCTTCGGCCGTCTGTACGCCGGTCACTCGCGCGCCGTGATGCAGCACGCCAGTGATGTTGGTGTTGACGTACATGTCCACGCCATTTTGCCGGGCGCCTTCGGTGTAGGCGTCGGCCAGACGGAACGGGCTGACCTGATGATCGCAGAGAAACTCCAGCGCCCCGCGCGCTTCATGGCTGACGCTCGGCTCGGACTCGCGCAATGCAGCCTGATCCAGCCAGCGAACCTGATCGGCCAGATGCGGAATGCAGCCGACAATGTGCTCGGCGTACAAGCGGTCCTCATCGTCATAAATGACGAATTTGAGCCCGGTCTTTTCGAACTTGAAATCCATCCCGTGGTTGTCGCGCAGCTCGCGGTGCAACGCCGGGTACAGCGCGTTGGACTGCAAGGCGAAATCGAAGAACGACGGCGGCAGGATGTGCGGCGTGCTGGCGTCCACCGCCACTGCCGCGCCCTGGGTTTCGCGCTTGCGGTTGGCCGACATCATGCGGAAGAAAATTACCCCGCAACCGAGCCCCACCGACTCGCCAATCGCCCATAAGCCACCGGCCGAGGCGCGGGTCGCGTTGCCCGGACGCTTGGCGTCGATCAGCGCGACCTTGAGGCCTTTGCGCTTGGACAATTGATAGGCGATGGACGCGCCGATCACACCGCCGCCGGCGATGACCACGTCGTAGAACTTACTCATGGGAAACGGCCTCCGTGCCGAGGGACTGGAACGCGGAAAAAGGAATCGGATCAATCGGGAAACGTGGCCGCAGCCAGCCGACATCCTTGCGTCCGGTGGCCTGACGCAAGCGGTCGCTGCAATAGCCGACGCACATCCGTCCCTGACAGTCGCCCATGCTCACGCGAGTGCGCATTTTCAGGCTGGCGATGTCTTGCACGCCCTGCTCCAGCGCGCGGTCGATGTCGGCGCGGGTTGCGTGTTCGCAACGGCAGATCACCGTGTCGGCGGCCGGCAATGCGGTCTGCCCGACGCCGCGTTCGGTGTAGCGATCCACCGCCGCGCGGAAGCGCACGATGGCTTTGAGTTTGCCCAGATAACGGTCGCGACGGACGCGCGCCAGTTCCTCTTCGAGCACACCGCGTTGCAGCAGGATCGAAGTGGCGGCGATCTTGCCGGCGAGCATCGCCGCTTCGCCGCCGCGAATCCCGCCCATGTCGCCAGCCAGATGCACGTGGGGTTCGCTGCTCTGCTGCCAGATATTGGCATTGGCGCGCAAATAGCCGTCGTCGCTGAAGCCGTGATCCAGGCCCATTTGCTGGCTCAACTGGGTACGCGGAATGAAGCCGTAGCCGACCGCCAGCGTCCTCGCTTCGAAGCGTTCGACGCGGCTCATGTCCGGCTCCCACGTTGCCGAGTACGGCGCCACGCTGACGCTTTTCAGTTCGCCTTCGCCGTACGCTTCGACCACACCCCAGCCGTAGTTCATCGGGATGCCGTGCAATTTCAGGTAGGCGAGCATGCTCAAGCCATCGAGGAACAGCTGCGGCTTGTTCAGCAGTGCCAGGCTTTCCTTGGCAATCTTGCCGAAAGCGCAGGCCTCGTAGACCCCGGCCACACTCACGCCCGACGCATGCAACTGGGTCGCCACCAGCGGCAACAGCGGCCCGGTGCCGGCGATCACTACCGGCCCCTGCGGTTTGACCACCCCGCTTTTGATCTGCAATTGCAGGCCACCGAGCATGATCACGCCGGGCAAGGTCCAGCCGGGAAACGGCACGCTGCGCTCGTGGCAACCAGCGGCCAGCAGCAACTGCGGGTATTCGATTTCGTGCAGACGCTCGTCGCCATCCAGCACCACCAGCGATCGCGTGCCTTCGGCGCCGACCACGCGGTGGTTGAGGCGCACGTCGATCAGCCCGGACTGCTCCTGGAAATCACCGTGCAGCTTGCCCAGCGCCTCGGAATAGCGCGGCCCCAGGTAATCCAGCTGCACACCGTCACGCAGCGGCCCGCGATAGACCACACCACCAAGGCGCGAAGCCTCTTCGAGCAAGGTGCAGCGCACCCCGTGCAGGGCCAGTTCGATGGCCGCCGCCATTCCCGCCGGACCACCGCCGACGATCACCGGATGCAGGCTCATACCACCTCCTGGCCGTGAATACGGTTGGCCTGGGTTTCGATCAGCATGCCCTCGCGCACCACGGTCTGGCAGGCGCGGCGCTTGTGCCGGCCGTTGATTTTCACCAGGCAGCACTGACATACGCCCATGCCGCAATAGGCACCGCTGATCCGGTTGTGATCGTTGCGCGCGACCTGGCGCACGCCGAGGGACTGAATGACGCTGAGCACGGTTTCGCCGATGGCGGCGGTGACCGGCTGGCCGTTGATGTGGACAGTCATATCCGCCTGCGTCAAAGGCTGGATATCGAACGTTCTTTCTAGGCAGTGCATTGCAATGATCATCCGTGAAAAGGTTCAGGTGAGGTTGAAACAGCTCCTTGCTGCACTACACCTCGCCGGCACGTGGGGTTTATCGCTCTCTATCGGGCCGGCAGGTTGGTTCCGCTCGCGCAGCAAAGTGCGCGCAAGCAATGTAGTCGATCCAGCGGCAAGGGCCTGGAAATTTCACGGTAGGGGATATTGCGCCGACGAATATTGATCCAGGCCATGGAAATGACTGGTCGGTTCTGCGCCTTCGGCCCCGTGCAGAAAGCAAAAAGCCGCTTCAACCCGAAGGTGGAAGCGGCCAAGGCATGTGCCTCAAGGAATCAGTGCACGAACAGGGCGATCAGGATGATGATCGGGATTGGAACGCCGAGGAAAAACAGCAGTAGTGAGCGCATGGTGGTTCTCCTTGATTAACGGACTGGCGGCAGCGTGGTCGTGGTGTAGGTTTCGACTTCGACGTACTCGACCGCATCCCGGCGGCGACCGCCGAAGGTGGCCGAGAGGCTGGCGAAGAACGCACCGGCCAGCAGCGCGATGAACATCCACAACGAAGTCCAGGCGGCGACTTTGGCGGCGGTGTCGGCGGCTTGTTGCGCTTTCACCTTGGCGTCGGCGATTGCCTTCTGGGTGCGGGCGTAGATTTCATCGACCCGACGTTCGGCGTCGGCCTGGGTCAGGTTGGTACGCTGGGCCACGAGTTGGGCGAGGTAGGTACGGTCTTCGGCACTGAGCTGACCGTTGGCCAGGCTCTGAGCGAAGATCCGGGTCACGGTGCCACGGGCGGCGTCATCGCTGACGGCGGCGGGACGATCGTCACGGAACAGGCTGTCGACGAAGTAGCCGTACTGATCGCTGTCAGTGTTGGCCGCAGCGGTGCCGGCTGCTTGGGTCATCGCACTGGCTGCGCCACCGGCAACGCTCGCACCGGCCTGCACACCACCGCTGACGATGCTGCTGACCGAGCCGACCACCAGCGTCGCGGTAACCAATGTCGCCACGCACCAGGCGAGGAAGCCATGGGCGGTGTCGCGGAAGTACACCTCGTCACCGTGCATATTGGCCCATTTCACCCGCAGACGACCGGCGATGTAGCCACCGAGTCCCGAGGCGATGATTTGTGTGGCGGCCAGCCAGATGATTGTTGAAATGCCCAGACCCTTGGCGCTGACGCCCTCCCCGGCCCACGGTGAAACGGCGGAGAAGCCCAGACCGAAACCGAGCAGGACCAGAATCAACGACAGCGCCGCAGCGGCTGCGGCCCCAGCGAAGATCGCGCCCCAGGACACCCCTGAGACGTTGCTCGACTCGCCTTCGAAGGCAGGATAAAACCCATCTGAGGATCTATTCATTGTTGTTCTGCTCCCGGCATGAAAAATGGTGTTACAACTCGTCATCAGAGGAATTGCAGTGACCGTGCCAGTCGCCAACATTAAATAAATCGTTTGGATTCAATCAGTTAAAAAGTCTGAACTTCCTAGGACCATGCAATTTGCAACAACGGGTCGAGAACAGCGGGTTTTATGCATTGGCACAAAAGGCCGGTCATTTGCGTTTGTAGCTTTTCTTGCCACTCGGAGTCAGACAATACACACCGCCACGCGGCCCTGTGCAGAACGAGCCGGTACCGCAATCACAGCCATCGTTGCTTTGCAGAAATTGTTGCGGTCGCGCCTGTTCGCGGATGCCGAACATCGCGGCGCAGCTCTTCTTCGAGCCGCTGATGGAGCCGTCATTGCACAGGAACAGATCGCCGTCGCAGCGAGCGATGCCGCCCTTCTTCCCGGAACACGGGGTGTTGGCGGCCAGTGCCGAAGCGCTCAGCAGCGCCAGCAACATCCCGGCCATCGGCATCCAGCCACCACGAATCAACCGGCTCACGGCATCACTCCTTGAAAAAATGTGGCCAGATGATATCAACGTTTCACAAAATAATTCGGCGCCTGCGACTAATGACGGCTAAAACATGAAAGTTAATTTAAAGCGCCCGCGCAAAATCTTGGCAAAATGCTGCCATTGCGTTTGAACAGACCAGCAGGCCCACCATGACTCGCATCCTGACCATCGAAGACGACGCCGTGACCGCCCGGGAAATTGTCGCCGAACTGAGCAGCCACGGCCTCGACGTGGACTGGGTCGACAACGGCCGTGAAGGCCTGGACCGCGCCGTCAGCGGCAACTACGACCTGATCACCCTTGACCGGATGCTGCCGGAACTCGATGGCCTGGCCATCGTCACCACGCTGCGCACCATGGGCGTGGCGACGCCGATCCTGATGATCAGCGCCCTCTCCGATGTCGACGAGCGCGTGCGCGGCTTGCGTGCCGGCGGCGATGACTACCTGACCAAACCGTTCGCCACCGATGAAATGGCCGCCCGGGTCGAAGTATTGCTGCGTCGGCAGAACAGCAACGGCGCCCAGCCGACCACGTTGCAGGTGGCAGATCTGCAACTCGACCTGATCAGCCACGAGGCCCGCCGTGCCGAGCAGGTACTGACGCTGTTACCGACCGAGTACAAATTGCTGGAATTTCTGATGCGCAACAGCGGCCAGATCCTGTCGCGGATGATGATTTTCGAAGAGGTCTGGGGTTATCACTTCGACCCCGGCACCAACCTGATCGACGTGCATATCGGCCGTCTGCGCAAGAAGATCGACCCGCCGGGCAATGTCCCGCTGATCCGCACGGTGCGAGGCTCGGGTTATGTCATTGCCGAACCCGTCTGACGGTTGGCGTTCCTCCAGCAGCCGTTTGCTGGCGCTGTACAGTTCGTTGTTCGTGGCCTGGAGTGCGATCCTCATGGGGGTCATGTACTTCGAGGTGTCCGGTTATCTCGACAATTTGGCCAAGCATTCGCTGATGCAACGTCAGCATCTGTTTTCGCATTTTCGCGGCGATCAGCTGGAAGACGCGCTCGCCGCCAGCATGACTTTCGACATTCGCGGCATCGACGCCTACGGCCTGTTTGACGCCCAGCATCGCTACCTCGGCGGCGCGTTGCAGAAGATTCCCGAGGGCCTGCCGCTGGACGGCAAGATCCACATGCTCAGCGAATGCGCCGACTCCGACGACCCGACCCTGCCCAACGACAGCTGCGACGCAGTCGCCACCCCGACCCGCGACGGCCGCTGGCTGGTGTTGCTGCGGGACAACGGTTCGCTGTTCGCGGTGACGAAGATCATTCTGCATGCCTTGCTCTGGGGCGTTTCGCTGACGATTGTGCCGGGGATCATCGGCTGGCATTTGCTGCGTCGGCGGCCGCTGCGGCGGATCCGGGCGATCCAGGCCAGCGCCCAGTCGATTGTCGCCGGCGACCTGACCCACCGCTTGCCGCTGTCCAATCGCCGTGATGAGCTGGACATGCTCGCCGCCATCGTCAACGCCATGCTCGATCGCATCGAGCGCTTGATGAACGAAGTCAAAGGCGTGTGCGACAACATCGCCCATGACCTGCGCACCCCGCTGACCCGTTTGCGCGCGCAGTTGTATCGCATGCAGCAGCAGGCCGGCGAAGGCTCGCCGGAAGCAGTGCAACTGGATCTGGTGCTGGCCGAGGCCGATACGCTTATGGCGCGGTTTCGTGGGTTGCTGAGGATTTCCGAACTGGAAGATCGTCAGCGGCGCTCGGGGTTTGTCGAGCTCGATCCGGTGTTGTTGCTGCAGGAACTGCACGAGTTTTATCTGCCGCTGGCTGAAGACGACGAGCTGCGTTTCGAGCTGAACATGCCGGAAACCCTGCCGATGCTGAACGGTGATCGGGCGTTGCTGTTTGAAGCGCTGGCGAACCTGTTGAGCAACTCGATCAAGTTCACCCCGGCCGGTGGCACGGTGGTGTTGCGCGGGGTCAATGATGCGGGGCATACGCGGATCGAAGTGCACGACTCCGGGCCCGGTATTCCCGAGTCCGAACGGGAAGCGGTGTTCCAGCGTTTCTATCGCGCCGAGGGCGGGCAACTGCAGAATGGCTTTGGCCTTGGACTATCGATTGTCGCAGCCATCGTCAATCTGCACGGGTTCAGTCTTGAGGTGGGACGCAGCGATCTGGGCGGGGCGAAGCTGGTGCTGGATTGTCGGCAGAGCCTGATTTCACAGTCTTGAAGAGATCGTTCCCACGCGGCGTGGGAACGATCAGCGATCAACTTAAGCTGGGTAGTTGGCGCGCAGCGCTTCCAGCCCGCCCTGATAGATGCCGCTGAACAGCGCCACCACTTCTTCATCGCTCACGCCCTTGGCCGTGAAGCGTCCCGACCACGTCACCTTCGCGCCCTGCCCCTGGGCTTCCACACGAATGGTCGCCAGATAATCGGTAGCCGGAAACGGTGCCTGCAGAATCGAATAGCTGTAGGTTTTGCCC
This window encodes:
- the hcnA gene encoding cyanide-forming glycine dehydrogenase subunit HcnA encodes the protein MHCLERTFDIQPLTQADMTVHINGQPVTAAIGETVLSVIQSLGVRQVARNDHNRISGAYCGMGVCQCCLVKINGRHKRRACQTVVREGMLIETQANRIHGQEVV
- the hcnB gene encoding cyanide-forming glycine dehydrogenase subunit HcnB codes for the protein MSLHPVIVGGGPAGMAAAIELALHGVRCTLLEEASRLGGVVYRGPLRDGVQLDYLGPRYSEALGKLHGDFQEQSGLIDVRLNHRVVGAEGTRSLVVLDGDERLHEIEYPQLLLAAGCHERSVPFPGWTLPGVIMLGGLQLQIKSGVVKPQGPVVIAGTGPLLPLVATQLHASGVSVAGVYEACAFGKIAKESLALLNKPQLFLDGLSMLAYLKLHGIPMNYGWGVVEAYGEGELKSVSVAPYSATWEPDMSRVERFEARTLAVGYGFIPRTQLSQQMGLDHGFSDDGYLRANANIWQQSSEPHVHLAGDMGGIRGGEAAMLAGKIAATSILLQRGVLEEELARVRRDRYLGKLKAIVRFRAAVDRYTERGVGQTALPAADTVICRCEHATRADIDRALEQGVQDIASLKMRTRVSMGDCQGRMCVGYCSDRLRQATGRKDVGWLRPRFPIDPIPFSAFQSLGTEAVSHE
- the hcnC gene encoding cyanide-forming glycine dehydrogenase subunit HcnC; this encodes MSKFYDVVIAGGGVIGASIAYQLSKRKGLKVALIDAKRPGNATRASAGGLWAIGESVGLGCGVIFFRMMSANRKRETQGAAVAVDASTPHILPPSFFDFALQSNALYPALHRELRDNHGMDFKFEKTGLKFVIYDDEDRLYAEHIVGCIPHLADQVRWLDQAALRESEPSVSHEARGALEFLCDHQVSPFRLADAYTEGARQNGVDMYVNTNITGVLHHGARVTGVQTAEAGVFHCKTLINAAGAWAADLSEWATGIRIPVKPVKGQILLTERLPKILNGCLTTSDCYMAQKDNGEILIGSTTEDKGFDVTTTWPEIAGLVQGAVRCLPELADINLKRTWAGLRPGSPDELPILGPMAGVEGYLNACGHFRTGVLTSAITGVLLDKLVNDEPLPLDITPFLADRFEVAPVQEERALEMA
- a CDS encoding sensor histidine kinase, with amino-acid sequence MSLPNPSDGWRSSSSRLLALYSSLFVAWSAILMGVMYFEVSGYLDNLAKHSLMQRQHLFSHFRGDQLEDALAASMTFDIRGIDAYGLFDAQHRYLGGALQKIPEGLPLDGKIHMLSECADSDDPTLPNDSCDAVATPTRDGRWLVLLRDNGSLFAVTKIILHALLWGVSLTIVPGIIGWHLLRRRPLRRIRAIQASAQSIVAGDLTHRLPLSNRRDELDMLAAIVNAMLDRIERLMNEVKGVCDNIAHDLRTPLTRLRAQLYRMQQQAGEGSPEAVQLDLVLAEADTLMARFRGLLRISELEDRQRRSGFVELDPVLLLQELHEFYLPLAEDDELRFELNMPETLPMLNGDRALLFEALANLLSNSIKFTPAGGTVVLRGVNDAGHTRIEVHDSGPGIPESEREAVFQRFYRAEGGQLQNGFGLGLSIVAAIVNLHGFSLEVGRSDLGGAKLVLDCRQSLISQS
- a CDS encoding SRPBCC family protein, whose amino-acid sequence is MATASATIDIPASADQVWQLIGGFNTLPDWLPFIPDSELSEGGRVRTLQTADGGVVVERLETFDNAGKTYSYSILQAPFPATDYLATIRVEAQGQGAKVTWSGRFTAKGVSDEEVVALFSGIYQGGLEALRANYPA
- a CDS encoding response regulator transcription factor — encoded protein: MTRILTIEDDAVTAREIVAELSSHGLDVDWVDNGREGLDRAVSGNYDLITLDRMLPELDGLAIVTTLRTMGVATPILMISALSDVDERVRGLRAGGDDYLTKPFATDEMAARVEVLLRRQNSNGAQPTTLQVADLQLDLISHEARRAEQVLTLLPTEYKLLEFLMRNSGQILSRMMIFEEVWGYHFDPGTNLIDVHIGRLRKKIDPPGNVPLIRTVRGSGYVIAEPV
- a CDS encoding YdcA family protein: MPMAGMLLALLSASALAANTPCSGKKGGIARCDGDLFLCNDGSISGSKKSCAAMFGIREQARPQQFLQSNDGCDCGTGSFCTGPRGGVYCLTPSGKKSYKRK